From the genome of Methylomonas sp. UP202, one region includes:
- the tssK gene encoding type VI secretion system baseplate subunit TssK: MSNNNRIVWSEGMFLRPQHFQQHDRYLEARIDGRCHGIRAFDWGYSALEIDHGSLAIGKICLLRARGIFQDGTPYNLPTEDELPLPLDIPSGTTDERVYLALPMRRSEAAETDDEHTPDSLARYRIATRDVRDSNAGNDGRYPVQIGVIRPRLMLESEERSGFLCLGVARIIEVRADKTVLLDDNYIPPVLKAGACGLLSGFLRELNGLLHTRGEALASRVSGASQGAGVAEVADFMLLQTINRYQPLLQHLANETSLHPESMFSLSLQIMGDLSTFYRQNKRPAKMPDYQHDDLRLSFIPLIEELRRLLSMVLEQNAIQIPLNKHSQSVYYSGRPDVKLLDNAIYVLAAGAQISSEMLRTHFPPQVKIGPVEEITQLVTAALPGISIHPLPVAPRQLPYHAGYSYFELDKHSPYWKKMADSGGFAFHIGGNFPGLELEFWAIKKG; this comes from the coding sequence ATGTCTAATAACAACAGGATCGTTTGGTCCGAGGGTATGTTTCTTCGCCCGCAACATTTCCAGCAGCATGATCGCTATTTGGAAGCGCGGATAGACGGACGCTGCCATGGCATTCGTGCATTCGATTGGGGTTATTCTGCCCTGGAAATTGATCACGGATCATTGGCGATTGGAAAAATCTGCCTGTTAAGGGCAAGGGGAATCTTCCAAGACGGTACACCATATAATCTGCCTACGGAAGACGAATTACCGTTACCACTGGATATACCATCAGGGACTACTGACGAAAGGGTCTATTTAGCCTTGCCTATGCGTCGGTCAGAAGCTGCGGAAACCGATGACGAGCATACGCCCGATTCATTGGCTCGTTACCGGATAGCAACTAGGGATGTGAGAGATAGCAATGCTGGGAATGATGGACGCTACCCGGTTCAAATTGGGGTTATTCGCCCGCGCTTAATGTTGGAAAGCGAGGAGCGCTCGGGTTTTTTGTGTTTGGGCGTTGCTCGAATAATTGAAGTTCGCGCGGATAAAACTGTGCTACTGGATGATAACTATATACCCCCTGTTTTAAAGGCGGGTGCGTGCGGCTTATTATCCGGCTTTTTACGAGAACTGAACGGTTTGTTACACACTCGTGGGGAAGCTTTGGCCTCGCGAGTATCCGGCGCATCGCAAGGTGCCGGGGTTGCGGAAGTCGCCGATTTCATGTTGCTGCAAACCATCAATCGCTACCAACCGCTGCTTCAGCACTTAGCCAACGAAACGAGTCTCCACCCGGAAAGCATGTTTAGTCTAAGCTTGCAAATCATGGGAGACCTCTCAACTTTTTACAGGCAGAACAAGCGTCCGGCGAAAATGCCGGACTACCAGCATGACGATTTACGGTTAAGCTTCATTCCGTTGATCGAAGAATTACGTCGGTTACTGAGTATGGTGCTTGAGCAGAACGCCATCCAGATTCCGCTAAACAAACATAGTCAATCCGTTTACTACTCCGGTCGTCCAGACGTCAAACTGTTGGATAATGCGATATACGTGTTGGCGGCGGGCGCGCAGATTTCGTCGGAAATGCTACGTACTCACTTTCCGCCACAAGTCAAAATAGGTCCCGTCGAAGAAATCACTCAACTAGTGACAGCGGCGCTACCTGGAATCTCTATTCACCCACTACCGGTCGCCCCAAGACAGCTGCCCTATCACGCCGGCTATTCATATTTCGAACTCGACAAACATAGTCCGTACTGGAAGAAGATGGCGGATTCAGGTGGTTTCGCTTTCCATATCGGCGGTAATTTTCCAGGCTTGGAATTGGAATTTTGGGCCATCAAAAAAGGGTGA
- the icmH gene encoding type IVB secretion system protein IcmH/DotU, with translation MPGGRSPDVGASRPAAQIQPPLNIQAPVNLIEALPFRQSGSLVDLAAGLLSLASRLKQTVSYPAVDELKQKLGKEVREFENRTLAAGIPTEQGRMASYCLCTFLDEIIQNTPWGSQSNWGHQSLLIVFHKEAWGGERFFQIVDYLVKQPAQSLSLLEFCYVLMSFGFEGKYRVIPNGLNDIERQRLELYQLIQRVRGDFEPELSPRWRGQNTGKSNLMKQVPLWIFGAVAAGLLILCYLGFAYWINSTSDPVYRDLLTLTAAPAQTTVDTSAAQSAQTQVKAVPRLERFKPLLKDEIAANMVEVVDDSVIRVRNSFPSGSDQVKPEFLPMLKKIAKELENGQESILVTGHTDDKPIVSAKFPSNWSLSTARAKNVLTILQQSAQLAGTARAEGRADGEPLEPNDSPEHRAFNRRVDILVK, from the coding sequence ATGCCTGGCGGGCGATCACCGGATGTCGGCGCCAGCCGGCCAGCCGCTCAGATTCAGCCCCCCCTAAATATTCAGGCGCCTGTCAACTTGATAGAGGCCTTGCCGTTTAGGCAATCCGGCTCCTTGGTCGATTTGGCTGCGGGCTTGTTGTCACTAGCGTCCAGATTGAAACAAACGGTAAGCTACCCTGCGGTTGATGAACTCAAGCAAAAATTGGGAAAGGAGGTGCGCGAGTTCGAAAACCGCACACTGGCCGCCGGCATTCCGACTGAACAAGGCCGAATGGCCAGCTATTGTTTATGTACGTTTCTGGATGAAATCATTCAAAACACCCCTTGGGGCAGTCAAAGTAACTGGGGGCACCAGAGCTTGTTAATCGTGTTTCATAAGGAGGCCTGGGGTGGAGAGCGTTTTTTTCAAATCGTCGATTATCTGGTCAAGCAGCCGGCGCAAAGCTTGTCATTATTGGAGTTTTGCTATGTATTAATGAGTTTTGGGTTCGAAGGGAAATACCGAGTTATTCCGAATGGTTTAAACGATATAGAGCGCCAGCGCTTGGAGTTATATCAGCTCATCCAACGAGTTCGGGGCGACTTTGAACCGGAGTTGTCGCCACGCTGGCGCGGCCAAAATACTGGAAAAAGCAACTTGATGAAGCAGGTTCCCCTCTGGATATTCGGAGCGGTGGCGGCGGGTTTGCTGATCCTGTGCTATCTGGGGTTTGCCTATTGGATCAATTCGACTTCAGACCCGGTATACCGAGATTTATTAACGTTGACCGCCGCGCCAGCCCAAACTACCGTTGATACGTCCGCGGCGCAATCTGCTCAAACGCAAGTAAAAGCCGTGCCGCGTCTGGAGAGGTTCAAGCCGCTGCTGAAGGACGAAATCGCCGCGAATATGGTAGAAGTTGTCGATGATAGCGTCATTCGCGTCCGTAATTCGTTTCCATCCGGTAGCGATCAGGTGAAACCCGAGTTTCTGCCAATGCTCAAGAAAATCGCTAAGGAGCTGGAAAATGGTCAGGAGAGTATATTAGTAACCGGCCACACCGATGATAAGCCCATTGTGTCGGCCAAATTCCCGTCCAATTGGAGTCTGTCCACCGCTAGGGCAAAAAACGTATTGACTATTTTGCAACAGTCGGCCCAATTGGCAGGCACTGCCCGAGCCGAAGGCCGGGCTGACGGAGAGCCGCTGGAGCCTAACGATAGCCCGGAACACCGGGCGTTCAATCGTCGTGTCGATATTTTGGTGAAGTGA
- the tssM gene encoding type VI secretion system membrane subunit TssM yields MVFLKTKWVLELLGVLAVALLIWFIGPLIAIAGAVPLESEWARWLAIGILVAVWLAYRMLHKVLSTNREKKLIADLATADANDAASASEAELDVLRRGFEDALQLLKTPTGKSRGSQYLYELPWYAIIGAPGSGKTTALINSGLHFPLAERLGKHAIRGVSGTRDCDWWFSDEAVLLDTAGRYTTQDSHQQVDASAWHGFLQLLKKYRPRRPLNGVFVAVSVGDLMRQTEEEIRQHATAVRQRIMELNGQLGVQLPVYVLFTKTDLLAGFTDFYANLSEDERGQVWGETFAPGAGVQDLPQHLDQFRLAYDELVDRLLQRRLKRMQEERDLQRRAAIFDFPQQMMLLKSSALQFLETTFAVSRYEEPFLLRGVYFSSGTQEGTPIDRVLSALASSFRLERQAVPMMSGRGKSFFLGKLLKQVVFPEADLVGVDPKIERRYRLLSLGAYAATAGVVAIAVVCWFVSLTANKLALAEVEKHVAAFRASNAVGTDTRSGFVALLPKLNALTDAREVYRQVGWSGGFGLYQGDKIEAGVNVAYEKLLRDNFLPLVVVRLKERMQGDEGANLDVLYQLLRVYLMFVDPKRMDIKVAQPWVKLDWEHQFSTDPETQAQLLTHLDNLLALDLDSAPIDNSFVTSVRNKLTQVPLVNQVYSRFKSEALFDHDHDVILAGQLAPNGDRVFSAANGKGLDSLIVPGLFTGYGYTDWFLKKGMDYVKEAASQNWVLGVSATDTVLELDRLYGDFKRLYLADYQKTWDGVLTAVKFRPQPSTTQLVDTLDLLSRPDSPLKLLLELVEKNTSLSKLSANLADSLTKAAGGGLAVPEAATQKLLAMAKQGDSGIDPVKALEAYFEPFNLQVRGAADRPAPIASTLTSLKNLHDYLMQIGAASNAGGQALSTEAAKAAGGGIDPIQAAKMEFARLPGPIAASLNALTATGGQQIKTGAKGQLNDLLKTSVSLPCKAALTGRYPFAKNTPQDVLMADFGKVFAANGVVDQFFNTNLKAFVDTAQVQWRELASDNALGLAPASIRQFQIAAKIRDAFFPNGGAVPQVQFELKPLTLDDRIGTFRLNVEGQELVYRHGPEQLTKFQWPGTNNSAGVRVVFEALDGKQVSRAKEGAWALFRMLDEFNIEPTSLPDRFNLTVQLEGYSARFELRAASVNNPFGISEYQTFRCPESL; encoded by the coding sequence ATGGTTTTCTTGAAAACAAAATGGGTGCTGGAACTGCTTGGCGTGCTTGCCGTTGCGCTGCTGATCTGGTTTATCGGTCCGTTGATTGCGATAGCCGGAGCAGTTCCGTTGGAGTCCGAATGGGCTCGCTGGTTGGCGATAGGGATTTTGGTCGCTGTCTGGTTGGCATATCGTATGCTGCATAAGGTACTCTCGACCAACCGCGAGAAAAAACTGATCGCGGACTTAGCGACGGCCGATGCCAACGACGCGGCTTCCGCCAGCGAAGCGGAATTGGACGTGCTGCGGCGCGGCTTTGAGGATGCCCTACAGCTATTGAAAACGCCGACCGGTAAATCGCGCGGTAGCCAGTATTTGTACGAGCTACCCTGGTACGCCATCATCGGCGCGCCGGGCTCCGGTAAAACTACCGCACTAATCAACTCCGGCTTGCATTTTCCTCTGGCCGAGCGCTTGGGCAAGCATGCGATTAGAGGCGTCAGCGGGACCCGAGATTGTGATTGGTGGTTTAGCGACGAAGCGGTGCTGTTAGATACCGCCGGTCGATACACAACCCAAGATAGCCATCAGCAGGTCGATGCATCGGCTTGGCACGGCTTTTTGCAGTTGTTAAAAAAATACCGGCCGCGTAGGCCGTTAAACGGGGTTTTCGTCGCCGTCAGTGTCGGCGATTTGATGCGGCAAACCGAGGAAGAAATTCGCCAGCATGCGACGGCCGTGCGCCAGCGTATCATGGAACTAAACGGCCAATTGGGCGTGCAGTTGCCCGTTTATGTATTGTTCACCAAAACTGATTTGCTGGCCGGATTTACCGACTTTTATGCCAATCTGAGCGAGGACGAACGTGGACAGGTATGGGGTGAAACTTTTGCGCCGGGAGCGGGCGTTCAAGACCTGCCGCAGCACCTCGATCAATTTCGGCTCGCGTACGACGAATTGGTGGACCGCTTGCTGCAGCGCCGCCTGAAGCGCATGCAAGAAGAGCGCGACCTACAACGCCGTGCGGCGATATTCGATTTTCCGCAGCAAATGATGTTGTTGAAATCGTCAGCTTTGCAATTTCTCGAAACCACGTTTGCGGTTAGCCGATACGAGGAGCCGTTTTTACTACGCGGGGTTTATTTCAGTAGCGGTACTCAAGAAGGCACGCCTATCGACCGGGTGTTGTCAGCCTTGGCGAGCAGCTTTCGCTTGGAACGTCAGGCCGTGCCGATGATGAGCGGACGCGGCAAGAGTTTCTTTCTCGGCAAATTGCTCAAACAGGTCGTATTCCCGGAAGCCGATTTGGTGGGTGTCGATCCGAAGATCGAACGCCGCTATCGATTGTTGTCGCTTGGCGCTTACGCCGCCACGGCGGGCGTCGTCGCTATTGCCGTGGTTTGCTGGTTTGTTAGTCTGACAGCAAATAAACTGGCGCTGGCTGAAGTCGAGAAACATGTAGCCGCGTTTCGCGCCAGCAATGCGGTCGGCACGGACACCCGTAGTGGATTTGTCGCGTTGTTGCCCAAACTCAATGCTCTTACCGATGCACGAGAGGTTTATCGCCAAGTGGGTTGGAGTGGGGGTTTCGGCCTGTACCAGGGCGACAAGATCGAAGCCGGTGTCAATGTGGCCTACGAAAAACTGCTGAGGGATAACTTCTTGCCGTTAGTTGTCGTGCGCTTAAAGGAACGTATGCAGGGCGACGAAGGCGCTAATCTGGATGTGTTATATCAGTTGTTGCGCGTATACCTGATGTTCGTCGATCCGAAGCGCATGGATATCAAGGTCGCGCAACCCTGGGTTAAGCTGGATTGGGAGCATCAGTTTTCCACGGACCCCGAAACGCAGGCCCAGTTGCTGACTCACTTGGACAATTTACTGGCGCTCGACTTGGATTCGGCGCCGATTGATAACAGCTTCGTCACGTCGGTTCGTAACAAACTAACCCAGGTGCCGCTGGTCAACCAAGTTTATAGCCGCTTCAAAAGCGAAGCCCTATTCGATCACGATCACGATGTCATATTGGCCGGCCAATTGGCGCCGAACGGCGATCGAGTCTTTTCCGCCGCCAATGGCAAGGGCCTGGATAGTCTGATTGTGCCCGGTTTGTTTACCGGGTACGGCTACACCGACTGGTTTTTAAAGAAAGGCATGGATTACGTCAAGGAAGCCGCCTCGCAAAATTGGGTGCTGGGTGTCAGTGCCACCGATACGGTGTTGGAATTGGATCGCCTGTACGGCGACTTCAAACGCCTGTATCTGGCCGATTATCAAAAGACGTGGGATGGCGTGCTGACGGCGGTCAAGTTTCGACCGCAACCGAGCACGACGCAACTGGTCGATACCTTGGATCTGCTGTCCCGACCCGATTCGCCGTTAAAACTGCTGCTGGAGTTGGTCGAGAAAAATACCTCGTTGAGCAAGCTGTCGGCCAATCTGGCGGATAGTTTGACCAAAGCGGCCGGCGGCGGGTTAGCCGTTCCGGAAGCGGCAACCCAAAAGTTGCTTGCCATGGCCAAGCAAGGCGACAGCGGTATTGATCCGGTTAAAGCTTTGGAGGCTTATTTCGAGCCCTTCAACTTACAAGTGCGTGGCGCGGCCGATAGGCCTGCGCCGATAGCATCTACCCTGACCAGTCTGAAGAATTTGCACGACTATCTGATGCAGATCGGCGCGGCCAGTAATGCCGGAGGCCAGGCACTGTCCACCGAGGCCGCCAAAGCCGCCGGCGGCGGCATCGATCCCATCCAAGCCGCCAAAATGGAGTTCGCGCGTTTGCCAGGTCCGATCGCCGCGTCGTTGAACGCATTGACCGCGACTGGCGGCCAGCAAATCAAGACGGGCGCCAAGGGCCAGTTGAACGATTTGTTGAAGACTTCGGTCAGTTTGCCGTGCAAAGCCGCATTGACCGGTCGCTACCCGTTCGCAAAAAACACTCCGCAAGACGTGTTGATGGCCGACTTCGGTAAGGTCTTTGCCGCAAACGGAGTGGTAGATCAATTTTTCAACACCAATCTGAAGGCCTTTGTCGATACCGCGCAGGTGCAATGGCGGGAGTTGGCCTCAGATAACGCACTGGGCTTGGCGCCGGCGAGCATCCGCCAATTCCAAATTGCCGCCAAAATTCGCGACGCGTTTTTCCCGAACGGCGGGGCGGTGCCGCAAGTGCAATTCGAGTTAAAACCGTTGACCCTGGACGACCGGATCGGGACTTTTCGGCTGAATGTCGAGGGCCAGGAACTGGTCTACCGCCATGGTCCAGAGCAGTTGACCAAATTCCAATGGCCCGGCACCAACAACAGCGCCGGGGTTCGGGTAGTGTTCGAAGCTTTGGATGGAAAACAAGTCAGTCGGGCCAAGGAGGGTGCATGGGCTTTGTTTCGGATGCTGGACGAATTCAATATCGAGCCGACTAGTCTGCCGGACCGCTTCAATTTGACCGTGCAATTGGAGGGTTATAGCGCCCGTTTCGAGCTGCGTGCCGCTAGCGTAAATAACCCGTTCGGCATCAGCGAGTACCAAACTTTTCGTTGTCCGGAGTCGTTGTGA
- the tagF gene encoding type VI secretion system-associated protein TagF, which translates to MSVPENHRVGFFGKVPALGDFVSRRLPRQFIDPWDQWLQGSLRASQEMLGDQWLSLFLVSPIWRFTLSPGLCGPSAWAGVMMPSVDRVGRYYPLTLAQAVDANAVSAMFLPESDWFSRLEEAALAGLAEQFDLDGFDREILAIDAASAGQFALDSTGERVGSAKQAVRFDLDSLAQVGNVFPRLSQLLLDRYLGNYSLWACHGTQQGRPNFLYCEGLPPLDAYAGFLQGAPRHSNAWQCQVFSLATPPVSEAVGAVNSESPPLPPLPELSGVVPSLAWNSHGITVVGNKRKHNEDAMLCRPGQGLWVVADGMGGHQSGDLASRLLVDSLAEMPELADLDAEIAWVGSRLIKVNDDLCRFALSLQQGAVIGTTVVVLLARGRQCAAVWAGDSRLYRFRAGRIEQVTRDHTLLDELMETGLMSREDALQQVGANVITRAVGGQAKLELDTLRFVAEAGDRYLLCSDGLDKELADDEIADMLAGASCQTVAEALINAALNRTGRDNITVVVAEWA; encoded by the coding sequence GTGAGCGTTCCGGAAAATCACCGCGTCGGTTTTTTCGGCAAAGTACCGGCGCTGGGCGATTTTGTCAGTCGGCGCTTGCCCAGACAGTTTATCGATCCCTGGGATCAATGGCTGCAAGGATCGTTGCGTGCCAGCCAAGAAATGTTGGGCGACCAGTGGCTTTCGCTATTTCTGGTCAGCCCGATTTGGCGCTTTACACTTAGTCCCGGCCTTTGCGGGCCGTCGGCTTGGGCCGGCGTGATGATGCCCAGCGTCGACCGGGTGGGGCGTTATTATCCGCTGACCTTGGCGCAGGCGGTCGATGCCAATGCCGTTTCAGCTATGTTTTTGCCGGAGTCCGATTGGTTTTCCCGTTTGGAGGAGGCGGCTTTGGCCGGCTTGGCCGAACAGTTTGATCTGGATGGCTTTGATCGCGAGATTCTGGCGATCGATGCGGCGTCGGCCGGTCAGTTCGCGCTGGATTCCACGGGAGAACGCGTAGGTTCCGCTAAGCAAGCGGTTCGCTTCGACCTGGACTCATTGGCGCAGGTGGGCAACGTGTTCCCGCGCTTGAGTCAGTTGTTGCTTGACCGCTATTTGGGCAATTACAGCCTATGGGCTTGTCATGGCACTCAACAGGGCCGGCCGAATTTTTTGTATTGCGAAGGTTTGCCGCCGCTCGATGCCTACGCTGGTTTCCTACAAGGCGCGCCGCGCCACAGCAATGCTTGGCAGTGCCAGGTTTTCAGTCTTGCGACGCCGCCGGTTTCCGAGGCCGTCGGTGCCGTAAATTCGGAGTCGCCGCCGCTGCCACCGCTGCCGGAGTTATCCGGCGTTGTGCCGAGTTTGGCTTGGAATTCTCACGGGATTACCGTGGTGGGCAACAAGCGTAAACACAACGAGGACGCGATGCTGTGTCGACCAGGCCAGGGTTTATGGGTGGTGGCCGACGGTATGGGCGGCCACCAGTCCGGCGATTTGGCTAGCCGCCTGTTGGTAGACAGTCTCGCGGAAATGCCTGAATTGGCCGACTTGGATGCGGAAATTGCCTGGGTCGGTAGTCGTTTGATTAAGGTCAACGACGATTTGTGCCGTTTTGCGCTAAGTTTGCAGCAAGGTGCGGTGATCGGTACCACCGTGGTAGTGCTGCTGGCCAGGGGGCGCCAGTGCGCGGCGGTCTGGGCCGGGGACAGCCGCTTGTACCGGTTTCGGGCCGGCCGGATAGAGCAGGTCACCCGCGACCACACATTATTGGACGAATTGATGGAAACCGGTTTGATGAGCCGCGAAGACGCCCTGCAGCAAGTCGGCGCCAACGTGATTACGCGGGCGGTTGGCGGTCAGGCCAAATTGGAACTGGATACCTTGCGTTTCGTTGCCGAAGCCGGCGACCGATATCTGTTATGTAGCGACGGATTGGATAAGGAGCTGGCTGACGATGAAATTGCCGACATGTTGGCCGGTGCCAGCTGCCAAACGGTTGCGGAAGCCTTGATCAATGCCGCGCTAAATCGCACGGGTCGGGACAATATTACCGTCGTCGTCGCCGAGTGGGCATGA
- a CDS encoding OmpA family protein encodes MNNNASWLGLTVIAGLLATEVWAEDKNFGKATPNPNEIIEHFKEPAAQPAPADADDYQDVPESELENVRGLKKISNIDKATGRKVQLPTTVAEKAISMEILFDYNSATLNAQAKTQLEPVGKALASGELEGIKYRIEGHTDVVGGDQFNIELSRRRAEAVKAYLIDKFGIAGNAIQIEGRGRQELADAKNPTAEANRRVRIVSLGKQ; translated from the coding sequence ATGAACAATAACGCCAGTTGGTTGGGTTTAACGGTAATTGCCGGATTGCTGGCTACCGAGGTCTGGGCCGAAGACAAAAACTTCGGTAAGGCTACTCCCAATCCCAACGAGATTATCGAACATTTCAAGGAACCTGCGGCGCAGCCGGCACCGGCGGATGCCGACGATTACCAGGACGTACCCGAGTCCGAGTTAGAGAATGTCAGGGGGCTGAAGAAAATCAGCAATATCGACAAAGCCACCGGTCGTAAGGTGCAGTTACCGACGACGGTGGCCGAGAAGGCTATTTCGATGGAGATTTTGTTCGACTATAACTCAGCGACCCTGAATGCCCAGGCCAAGACTCAGTTGGAGCCGGTCGGTAAGGCCTTGGCTTCCGGCGAACTGGAAGGGATCAAATATCGGATCGAAGGTCATACGGATGTTGTCGGGGGTGATCAATTCAATATCGAATTGTCGAGGCGGCGCGCGGAGGCGGTTAAGGCGTATTTGATCGATAAATTCGGTATTGCCGGCAATGCGATTCAGATTGAAGGGCGCGGAAGACAGGAATTGGCCGACGCCAAAAATCCAACCGCCGAGGCGAATCGACGGGTACGTATCGTCAGTCTGGGTAAGCAATAG
- a CDS encoding protein kinase, producing MTPAEDDDKTHLFTASGGQGVPVAEALNSDATVLANEATELANDRPPPAFQQIARPPAIGDLLKERFELIQSLGEGGMGMVFKAVDRRKVEARSKNPYVAIKVLNPALALNEMLVAGLQRECEKAQELSHPNIITVYDFDRDGDHVFMSMEYLAGRSLSQLIRDASASGGVALKRAWPLILSMGEALAYAHRKGIVHSDFKPANVFVTESGDVKVLDFGIATRTKQSGDPDATVFNARVEGGHTPPYASFEMMNGAQADPRDDIYAFGLVVYELLTGRHPYGRKPASTVFIGQQRGEKLAPAPVKGLNRRQWQLLKSTIEILQERRPKALEEWLEQFDPEAGWSPQLVGGSVAIALVLAGGLANWWLTRQSPEPLPASDAQRWQIAAPPQVAAPPSADAGADRQATVGDSVKLDASASRSGDGQPLTYTWKLAQMPDGSAVSLQNADTAHPELTPDKAGDYRVELTVMDGHTRSAVDVVEVRAEAVKAAEPKHQAASADGVLSLASSKPQYRIGEELKLTLYTAKSGYLRVAYIGATGEISELLPNQYQNGKVKADTEYRIPPRPDKFKLEITGPVGTDNIVAVFSEQPLPNVESIANADGSLAEALRAPTISVVNIRYQVTNRK from the coding sequence GTGACGCCGGCTGAAGACGACGACAAAACTCACTTGTTTACCGCAAGCGGGGGTCAGGGAGTGCCAGTCGCCGAAGCGCTTAATTCCGATGCCACGGTATTGGCCAACGAGGCCACCGAACTCGCCAATGACAGGCCACCTCCGGCGTTTCAGCAAATCGCCCGCCCCCCGGCTATCGGCGATTTGCTGAAAGAGCGTTTCGAGCTCATTCAAAGTTTGGGCGAGGGCGGTATGGGTATGGTGTTCAAGGCCGTTGATCGACGCAAAGTTGAAGCCAGGTCGAAAAACCCCTATGTCGCGATCAAGGTATTGAATCCCGCACTGGCGCTGAACGAAATGCTGGTGGCAGGTTTACAGCGCGAATGCGAAAAGGCCCAGGAACTCTCGCATCCCAACATCATCACGGTCTACGATTTCGATAGAGACGGCGATCACGTGTTCATGTCCATGGAATACCTGGCTGGTCGGTCTTTAAGCCAGTTGATCCGCGACGCCTCGGCGTCCGGTGGTGTTGCATTAAAGAGGGCCTGGCCGTTGATATTGAGCATGGGCGAGGCCTTGGCCTACGCGCATCGCAAGGGAATCGTGCATAGCGACTTCAAGCCGGCCAACGTGTTCGTGACCGAGAGCGGTGACGTCAAGGTGCTGGATTTCGGCATCGCTACCCGCACCAAACAAAGCGGCGATCCGGACGCAACGGTTTTCAATGCCCGGGTCGAAGGCGGGCACACGCCGCCCTACGCCAGTTTCGAGATGATGAACGGTGCCCAGGCCGATCCGCGCGACGACATCTACGCTTTTGGGTTAGTGGTTTACGAATTATTAACCGGCCGGCATCCCTACGGTCGCAAACCGGCGTCTACCGTGTTTATCGGGCAGCAACGCGGGGAGAAGCTCGCGCCGGCGCCGGTCAAGGGCTTGAATCGCCGCCAATGGCAATTGTTGAAATCGACCATCGAAATACTGCAGGAGCGTCGGCCCAAGGCGCTGGAAGAGTGGCTGGAACAATTCGATCCGGAAGCAGGTTGGTCACCGCAATTGGTCGGTGGCAGCGTCGCGATCGCTTTGGTTTTGGCGGGCGGACTCGCCAATTGGTGGTTGACCCGGCAGTCGCCGGAACCGTTGCCCGCCTCCGACGCCCAACGTTGGCAGATCGCCGCTCCGCCTCAGGTTGCGGCGCCGCCTTCGGCCGATGCCGGCGCCGATCGGCAAGCGACCGTCGGCGACAGCGTCAAACTTGACGCTAGTGCTTCCAGATCCGGCGACGGGCAGCCGCTGACTTATACCTGGAAACTGGCGCAAATGCCGGATGGCAGTGCCGTTTCTTTGCAAAATGCGGATACAGCGCATCCCGAGTTGACTCCCGACAAAGCCGGCGATTACCGCGTGGAGTTGACGGTCATGGACGGCCATACCCGTTCAGCCGTCGATGTTGTCGAAGTCAGAGCGGAGGCGGTTAAGGCCGCAGAACCGAAGCATCAGGCGGCTAGTGCCGACGGCGTTCTCAGTTTGGCATCCAGTAAACCGCAGTATCGGATCGGAGAGGAGCTGAAGCTGACGCTCTATACGGCCAAGTCCGGCTATCTGCGCGTGGCTTACATCGGTGCGACCGGCGAAATCAGCGAGCTGTTGCCCAACCAATACCAGAATGGCAAAGTCAAGGCGGACACCGAATACCGAATTCCGCCGCGGCCCGACAAATTCAAGCTGGAAATCACCGGCCCGGTCGGTACCGACAACATCGTCGCCGTTTTCAGCGAACAACCCTTGCCAAATGTCGAAAGCATCGCCAATGCCGATGGTTCGTTGGCCGAGGCCCTGCGAGCGCCGACTATTTCCGTGGTCAACATAAGGTATCAGGTGACAAACCGGAAATAA